One segment of Mastomys coucha isolate ucsf_1 unplaced genomic scaffold, UCSF_Mcou_1 pScaffold23, whole genome shotgun sequence DNA contains the following:
- the Csrnp1 gene encoding cysteine/serine-rich nuclear protein 1 produces MSGPLKRKFDQLEEDDSSSSSLSSGSLSINSSPASSASPAWNSDEEGPGGQAPHGQNACGLQSFTPPSILKRAPRKRPRRVAFDGITVYYFPRCQGFTSVPSRGGCTLGMASRHSTCRLFSLAEFTQEQVGARCEKLRRCLKEEKLKMLKQKPSVPGVPETPAGVPLPVDAIDASVEEDLAVAVASGHLEEANFLQPHPPRQRRALLRASGVRRIDREEKRELQALRQSREDCGCHCDGICDPETCSCSLAGIKCQMDHTSFPCGCCSEGCENPNGRVEFNQKRVKTHFRHTITRLQMEQGAKSLGDQESPVEDTPVEQTLLSPLPPPKPPVSSELEDNSCSSNTTDSSTTSFSGSSEPPSHLAHPSLPGPTFRSGVDEDSLEQILNFSDSNLGVEEEGGGVGNLDNFSCFHLADIFGIGDPGSLASWTHSQSGSSLPSGILDENANLDASCFLNSGLEGLREGSSGSPEGQAVQGSSLDVSLSSCDSFELLQALPDYSLGPHYTSRRACGSLDSLETLHPLPSFSPPRDANTCFLETFMSLSEPVTDILAPLLESQFEDTALAPLVEPVPV; encoded by the exons ATGTCTGGGCCACTGAAGAGGAAGTTTGACCAGCTGGAAGAGGACgactccagctcctcctccttgtcctctggcAGTCTATCTATCAACTCTTCCCCCGCCTCTTCTGCCTCCCCTGCCTGGAACTCTGATGAGGAGGGACCAGGTGGTCAGGCACCCCATGGTCAGAACGCCTGTGGCCTCCAGAGTTTCACTC CCCCATCCATCCTGAAGCGGGCCCCTCGGAAGCGTCCACGTCGAGTGGCCTTTGATGGCATCACCGTCTACTATTTCCCACGGTGCCAGGGATTCACCAGTGTGCCCAGCCGTGGTGGCTGTACCCTGGGCATGGCTTCTCGTCATAGCACCTGCCGCCTTTTCTCCTTAGCTGAGTTTACACAGGAGCAGGTTGGGGCTCGGTGTGAGAAGCTCCGACGGTGTTTAAAGGAGGAGAAGCTGAAGATGCTGAAGCAGAAG CCTTCAGTGCCTGGAGTCCCGGAGACACCGGCAGGCGTGCCTCTCCCAGTCGATGCCATCGATGCCTCTGTAGAGGAGGACTTGGCAGTGGCCGTGGCAAGTGGCCATCTGGAGGAAGCGAATTTCCTACAGCCCCATCCACCTCGGCAGCGAAGGGCCCTGCTTCGGGCTTCCGGTGTTCGAAGAATTGACCGAGAGGAGAAGCGGGAGCTGCAGGCGCTGCGCCAATCCCGGGAGGATTGTGGTTGTCACTGTGATGGCATCTGTGATCCTGAGACCTGCAGTTGCAGCCTGGCTGGCATTAAGTGCCAG aTGGATCACACGTCCTTCCCCTGTGGCTGCTGCAGCGAGGGCTGTGAGAACCCCAATGGTCGAGTGGAATTCAATCAGAAAAGAGTGAAGACGCACTTCAGGCACACGATCACCCGCCTGCAGATGGAACAGGGTGCCAAGAGCTTGGGGGACCAGGAGTCCCCCGTGGAGGACACTCCTGTTGAACAAACGCTGCTTTCTCCCTTACCGCCTCCCAAGCCCCCTGTGAGCAGTGAGCTGGAAGACAACAGCTGCAGCAGCAACACGACAGACTCTTCCACGACCTCATTCTCTGGCAGCAGCGAGCCTCCAAGCCACCTTGCCCACCCCAGCCTGCCAGGTCCCACCTTCCGGTCTGGCGTAGATGAAGACAGCCTGGAACAGATCCTGAATTTCAGTGACTCAAACCTCGgagttgaggaggagggagggggtgtgGGCAACTTGGATAACTTCAGCTGTTTTCATCTGGCTGACATCTTTGGGATCGGTGACCCCGGCAGCCTGGCCAGCTGGACTCACAGCCAGTCTGGCTCTAGCCTCCCATCGGGCATCCTAGATGAGAATGCCAACCTGGACGCCAGCTGCTTCCTAAACAGCGGACTTGAAGGGTTGAGAGAAGGCAGTTCTGGGTCCCCTGAGGGGCAGGCCGTCCAGGGCAGCTCCCTGGACGTCAGCTTATCCTCCTGTGACTCCTTCGAGCTTCTCCAGGCCCTGCCAGATTACAGTCTGGGACCTCACTATACTTCCCGAAGGGCATGTGGCAGCCTGGACAGCCTTGAGACCCTCCACCCTCTGCCCAGCTTCTCTCCACCAAGGGATGCCAACACTTGCTTCCTGGAGACTTTCATGAGCCTGTCTGAGCCGGTTACAGATATCCTGGCACCCCTTCTGGAGAGCCAGTTTGAGGACACTGCTTTGGCACCTTTAGTGGAGCCTGTGCCAGTGTAA